The DNA window CGCGATCATTTTCCCACGGGTGTCCAAAGGACTGACAAGAATTGCTATCGTACCCATCAGCCCTGTCCAGAACAGGTGGTTGATGAAGGCAAAAACGGTGCGTATCATGATCTGAAGGCGGTGAACACAGGTTTACTTCAACACTGCGGTGCCGGTATAGGGGTGAAGAACCTCCGGCACCATTATGGTTCCCTCTTCCGTCTGATAACTTTCCAGAAGGGCAACCATCAATCGCGCCGTGGCCACGGCAGAGCCGTTGAGAGTGTGCACGAAGTCAAGTTTGCCATCTGCCCTTCGATACCGGATGTTGGCACGTCTCGCCTGAAAAGACTCGAAATTGCTGCAACTTGATACTTCCAACCATCTCTTCTCAGCAGGGGCCCACACCTCCAGATCGTAACACTTTGATGCGGCAAAACTGATCTCCCCGGTGGCTAAGGCCACCACCCGGTAATGCAGCCCGAGGGCCTGAAGAACCGATTCCGCATCCTGGGTAAGGGATTCCAGCTCATCGTACGATGTCTCGGGAGCCACAAGTTTTACAAGCTCCACCTTATTGAATTGATGAACCCTTATGAGGCCACGAGTCTCCCTCCCGTAAGAACCGGCCTCCCGACGAAAACACGGGGTATAAGAGACGTAACGTACCGGAAGATCATCCTCGGTGAGGATTTCACCCCTGTGGATATTCGTTACGGGTACCTCCGCTGTGGGAACAAGAAACAGTTGGTCCTGCTCCACCGCGTACATGTCTTCTTCCATTTTGGGCAGCTGGCCCGTTGCCTCGTTGGCAGAACGAAGGGAGAGAAAAGGGGGAGCAACCTCCACATATCCCCTGCCGGTGTTATGCTCCAACATGAAATTGATCAAGGCTCTTTCCAGCATGGCACCTTTCCCGGTGTAAAGGGGAAAGCCCGATCCCGAGATCTTGGCCGACCGCTCAAAATCGAGCAGGCTAAGTAAGTTCGCGAGTTCCAGATGATCGAGAAGATCGAAATCTAATTCGGGAGGATCACCCCATTTCCTGAGTTCAACATTGGCCGATTCATCATTGCCTACCGGGACTGATTCATGTGGAATATTGGGCACCCACATCAGCAGTTCGTTCAACATCTCCTTCTGCTCAGACAGGCGAATGTCCCTTTCCCTGATAGTCTCAGACAAGGTTTTCATTTCTTCCATGAGATCATCCGGATTTTGGCCACCCTTTTTCATCTCACTGATTGTCTCACTCGACCGGTTCTTCCGGGCCTTAAGTTCCTCAACATCACGGATTGTCTGTCTCACCTTTTCGTCGAGGCTAAGAATTCTGTCCACATCAACCGTCTCGCCTCTCCGGGTAACTGCGGCTTTCAGTTGATCGGGGTGTTCACGAATGTATTTTAGCGGAAGCATGAAACCGACACTATGTAGCCATGATCTCCATGGAAAAGGTTAGACATTGAAAAAATTACAATGACGGTATCGAAATTGCCATCCCATTCCCTTGGAAAAACTTCGCCCGCTTTTCTCAACATAAATCGTACCGAAACGCAGGAGATGTTTATGAATACAAGGCCTGCGCAGAAAAATTGATGGAGACCTACTAGACAGTACGTCGAATACAGTT is part of the Candidatus Neomarinimicrobiota bacterium genome and encodes:
- the serS gene encoding serine--tRNA ligase, yielding MLPLKYIREHPDQLKAAVTRRGETVDVDRILSLDEKVRQTIRDVEELKARKNRSSETISEMKKGGQNPDDLMEEMKTLSETIRERDIRLSEQKEMLNELLMWVPNIPHESVPVGNDESANVELRKWGDPPELDFDLLDHLELANLLSLLDFERSAKISGSGFPLYTGKGAMLERALINFMLEHNTGRGYVEVAPPFLSLRSANEATGQLPKMEEDMYAVEQDQLFLVPTAEVPVTNIHRGEILTEDDLPVRYVSYTPCFRREAGSYGRETRGLIRVHQFNKVELVKLVAPETSYDELESLTQDAESVLQALGLHYRVVALATGEISFAASKCYDLEVWAPAEKRWLEVSSCSNFESFQARRANIRYRRADGKLDFVHTLNGSAVATARLMVALLESYQTEEGTIMVPEVLHPYTGTAVLK